The following proteins are co-located in the Sphaeramia orbicularis chromosome 24, fSphaOr1.1, whole genome shotgun sequence genome:
- the LOC115415435 gene encoding UBX domain-containing protein 2A-like isoform X1, which produces MCSPGLTDLTRTGKSVFDLNVYYVYGWKIQNVMKDIDTVGGEKEENCEENEEQAQMRRSFSVEDLLDEVEKICYDASGTSKVEMVVRLWKDGFTVNDEEFRSYSVPENQDFLDAIKRGELPAEWESRAEEEELEISVEDLTEETYVPKKKAFHPFSGRGYRLGSVAPRVVARSPSVHEDGESPPIPMVTLDHALPVTSLQIWLADGRRLVQRFNLSHRIYDVQDFVARCQRSCPPFVLTTSLPFRELSDKELSLEEADLANAVIIQRPLNTQAPFGHS; this is translated from the exons ATGTGTAGCCCAGGATTAACCGACTTAACACGGACTGGTAAATCAGTATTTGACCTTAATGTTTATTATGTATATGG ATGGAAAATACAAAACGTCATGAAAGATATTGACACTGTGGGgggtgaaaaagaagaaaattg tgaagaaaatgaagagcAGGCTCAAATGAGGCGTAGTTTTTCGGTGGAAGACCTGCTTGATGAGGTGGAGAAGATCTGTTACGATGCCTCAGGGACGTCTAAG GTGGAGATGGTGGTGAGACTGTGGAAAGATGGCTTCACCGTAAATGATGAGGAGTTTCGTAGTTACTCCGTACCAGAAAACCAAGACTTCCTAGATGCCATCAAAAGAGG AGAGCTTCCGGCAGAGTGGGAAAGCAGAGCAGAAGAGGAGGAGCTGGAGATCAGTGTGGAGGATCTGACTGAGGAAACATATGTACCCAAGAAAAAGGCGTTTCACCCTTTCAGCGGCCGAGGATACCGACTCGGCAG TGTTGCACCCAGAGTTGTGGCCAGGTCACCATCTGTGCACGAGGATGGAGAATCTCCTCCTATTCCCATGGTAACACTAGACCACGCCCTTCCTGTTACCTCCCTGCAGATCTGGTTGGCTGATGGAAGGAGACTGGTCCAGAGGTTTAACCTATCGCATCG GATCTATGATGTTCAAGATTTCGTCGCACGCTGCCAGAGGAGTTGCCCTCCTTTTGTCCTGACCACATCACTTCCTTTCCGAGAGCTGAGCGATAAAGAATTAAGCCTTGAGGAGGCGGATTTGGCAAACGCTGTGATTATCCAGAGACCCCTGAACACACAGGCTCCTTTCGGACACTCCTGA
- the LOC115415435 gene encoding UBX domain-containing protein 2A-like isoform X2 — MKDIDTVGGEKEENCEENEEQAQMRRSFSVEDLLDEVEKICYDASGTSKVEMVVRLWKDGFTVNDEEFRSYSVPENQDFLDAIKRGELPAEWESRAEEEELEISVEDLTEETYVPKKKAFHPFSGRGYRLGSVAPRVVARSPSVHEDGESPPIPMVTLDHALPVTSLQIWLADGRRLVQRFNLSHRIYDVQDFVARCQRSCPPFVLTTSLPFRELSDKELSLEEADLANAVIIQRPLNTQAPFGHS, encoded by the exons ATGAAAGATATTGACACTGTGGGgggtgaaaaagaagaaaattg tgaagaaaatgaagagcAGGCTCAAATGAGGCGTAGTTTTTCGGTGGAAGACCTGCTTGATGAGGTGGAGAAGATCTGTTACGATGCCTCAGGGACGTCTAAG GTGGAGATGGTGGTGAGACTGTGGAAAGATGGCTTCACCGTAAATGATGAGGAGTTTCGTAGTTACTCCGTACCAGAAAACCAAGACTTCCTAGATGCCATCAAAAGAGG AGAGCTTCCGGCAGAGTGGGAAAGCAGAGCAGAAGAGGAGGAGCTGGAGATCAGTGTGGAGGATCTGACTGAGGAAACATATGTACCCAAGAAAAAGGCGTTTCACCCTTTCAGCGGCCGAGGATACCGACTCGGCAG TGTTGCACCCAGAGTTGTGGCCAGGTCACCATCTGTGCACGAGGATGGAGAATCTCCTCCTATTCCCATGGTAACACTAGACCACGCCCTTCCTGTTACCTCCCTGCAGATCTGGTTGGCTGATGGAAGGAGACTGGTCCAGAGGTTTAACCTATCGCATCG GATCTATGATGTTCAAGATTTCGTCGCACGCTGCCAGAGGAGTTGCCCTCCTTTTGTCCTGACCACATCACTTCCTTTCCGAGAGCTGAGCGATAAAGAATTAAGCCTTGAGGAGGCGGATTTGGCAAACGCTGTGATTATCCAGAGACCCCTGAACACACAGGCTCCTTTCGGACACTCCTGA